AGCCCTCAACCTGCTCCGACACACGGCCCCTCAGGggtctggggctgctgggatagCTGAGGTCCTCCGACATGCCAAGCTGGGTACTTCACAGACACATGAGCAGGTGAGTATGCCGTCTGTAGGAAGGAGTATGGCTCATAAGTCTATGCTATCCACACTGCAGGCGTAGTCTGTCCTTTATAGCTGCTGTCTCTGGGGGGGGAGTCTGAGGAGAGGGCTCGTGGTCTTTAAGAGAGGAGTTCTTTTCTTGGCAGGCCGCATTTACTACAGAGTTTGCATAACCCTGCATGACCTCCATCTTTTTTTCAGAGACTGTCTGTCCAGGAAGTTCCCCCTCTGCTCAATGGCGAAACCACCCTTCGTGTGCAGCGTGTCAATCTCTCCTCCCAGACCGAGAcacttacccacaatccccctggCCCCCAAACCTTCCGCACCATCTCTGCGCAGTCACCGCAACAGACCTCCCTCagtaacagcaacagcaacagcagcaccgTAGCCAGCACCAGCCATTCCCAACATACGTCACTCCACTCGACAACCAGCAACTCCAGCCTCTCCAACAATGCACCTGCTGTTTCTCTCAGCCACTGTTCCCCAGTATCCCACAGTTCCTTGCAAGGCTTATCcctatcccagaatgctccCCAGAGCCCTCCTCTTCCCCACAGTGCCCCTCTCTCTAGGGCTATGACACCCGTGCCACACCTGGAGATCGCCAGCAGCTCCCCAccttcccacaatcctttgcTCCTGAAAGCAGCTGAACTTTATGCCACATCCACATTGCCTCTACCACGGAAACCAGTCAATGAGGCCCGTTTGGGATTTTTGGGTATGTTTCTCTTCCCCTGGTTCTTCTAAAACATGAGTATAGTGGCATGTTCTGTATGGCTTAGTGTTTCCGAGCTGAgttttccttccctctttctcagGAGCTACTCTGCCTCGagtcctccctctttccccccctcccagagTAGAGGCCCTCTTCTCCCATGCTCCTGGAGGGTTGGAGGGGGTTGGAGGAGGGGGGTCCTGTCTTCTGCACTTCCTCCCAGGAGATACCCTTATTCTGTTGATCTCTGAGCCACGGGATGGGTGGCACTATGGACAAAATGAGAGGACTGGGCGGTATGTGCCTCTGCTGTTGAGCCCGGTGCCTGTTGTCATGTCCTTCTCACTGAATGTGCTGTTACTTAagcccttttttctctctgtctctttctctctctttcattcataCACACAGGAAAGGCTGGTTCCCCTTCTCTTACACCCAGCCCTACCCACGCTCACCCAAACATCTTGAAAATAGGTTTGTCTGTTTGTAGATACAGATAACTTGAGAAGTTGTGAAGAATGTTCCATGTCCCACTGTTAATTATGCAATGATGTGATGAAACATGGAAGTGAATAATGTGAAATTTGATCTTGAAAGTCACTTTAGCATTatagcatgtttttttatttttggttttggcaTTAAATTTGAATATCTGTCTCTGCCAGCTCGCCGCCTCTCTCCAAAGCCAACAGTAACAGCACAGGAAACCTGGACAAGCTGGGATCCCCTGGAGCGCAGCACCTCAGTCCAGAGGCAGGGGAAGACCAGtcctcccctccacacacagtTAGCACCTTCCGCCCCCGCCCTTACAGCATGGTCAACCCTGACACGACTCAGGTCAGGCGCTGGAAGGAGCCAGAACCCTTCCCAAAAGTGAGATAATACTTAGAGGCTGGGTCAGATTATAAGTGTAACATTTAAATGAGCCTCAATTCTATTTGACTAAGTGTTAATATTTGCCACTCTCATAACAGCACTTACACGTATTTAGTATTTGGCCATTTTGTGCAATTTTTACTTCACCAGactgaaatggctgtttttttttctttttatccacAGCTTTCTGCAGAATTTGCTTCCCCTCCACCTTCCCCAACAAGGTAAGAATGCTTCACTTGTATTTCAGTGCAAGTTTaacttaactgaacattctaatgctggtgtagcaatcattactggtaattgaaagcaatggggttctaaaacactgatttagaattttgaaagaaacattccaaaaaaacatactcttcaaAGGTTTAATTGTCTCAGCATTGTGCCTAAGGACTCTGGTTGACAACAGATATGTTCCCTCTCAGGGCCAATCCATTCGCCCACATTCGGCTTCGAAAGACAGTGACCAATGATCGTTCTGCTCCTGTCATCCAATAGCAGGCCTGTCTGGAGGATCAACCAATAGGATAACACTCTTAAAGaaggttatttttaaattccattaaTCATTATGAATACATAGAAAGAACTTTAACTGGAAGagcactgtcaaaaaaaatcctgggattacatgtttttatgtaaattgaGCATTTGTAATATGTTTCAGTGAGCCTGAAAAGGTCAGATTTTCTCATTTATCGTCTTATGTCTAACATTGATTATTCTGCAACCTAGGTCATGTACTTAACCATAGTATCTTAACCTTTTTTGTCCTCTCAATTACTTTGCGTAGCACATTACATCCTTTCATTTATAGGGTGGTTGACTGATTATATTGCCTTGTGAATCATAAATGCGTAAAAGTGATAAGGAAATGTCACTGCTCCCCTTTTTGAGAACACACTGGATTAACATTCAAAAGGTCCCCTGAGAAATCAAGGATACCTGGCCAAAACGTGTGACCTTCAGGCCAAGGAAATACTTTAATTGGATTGTGATAATTTGGTTATAGTTACTTTAGattagattttgccagttttttcttcttctttttttctttttcaaaataattagcTCAAATGTAGCCTGTATCTGTTAAAGTCACTGCTGTAGCTGAAAGTATGCATTAGGATTTTAAATGCTAAACTAGGGGGATTTGTCCTTGTTGAATAGTATTGAGTTGTATAGTGTGCTTTATTTTAGTTGAGCTATTTGGAAATAAACCTTTCTGCTTGTCACAGGATATAGTAGATATTTTGCAggaattttatttcagttcaggTTTTAAATTTAACCTGAAATTGGTGATTCCTTTTttagttaaatttttttacGCCATGCTTTGGTTTTTCACTGtttcaaatgattttgttgTGCAGTATTTGTAGATCTGTCTCATCTCTGCCAGTTTAGAAGAGCAGAATCTGCAGCTTCTCTACATTCTGCATTGTGATTCCTGACAATGGGCATACCATTGCAATAGGACCCAGTGCTTTAGCTGGATATTCCATTTGCTCCCCTATGGATAAGGCATATCGAAACACATGCTTCAGGGTCTGCAGATTCTAATTGTCCAGACACTGGATAAACCATACAAAACAATGCAGAGacactatttttttcttcattagttACAGTGGAGTTTGCATTTAATGTGTAGTCTCAGTATTGCCAGTTAACCCTAATTCAGTGTGAGCTGGGTTCTGATTATTCTCTGTACCCACCAGAACCTTTTGTTACATTCCAATGTGTCTTTATGTTTGAGAATTAAATTGGTGAATAAATAGTATGCATTGCTAAATTTAGATAATGTAGTATACAATTGTGGCCATATTTCAAGGCAAATTCCAAGTTTGGGAGATAAGGTCTGCTAGGGTACATAGTTTTCTGTACTTTTGATCCAGTACATTATATGAATTGTAAATTTATATCATAAATGTAGCGAGCTTGATTGAAAATATATGAAGGCAGTTATGGTACACCTGTGCAAGTATATTTCTaaagaaaaaagcaatataagaaatcagaaatattcttaaaagtaaaaatattgaGCAGTGGCTACTTTGCTTAATTTGGGGCACTAGAAAATGCAATTATGCAAAGAATCTGAGTAAAATCGCCCCAAACTATTAATTAGTTAGACATGTTTGTCAAGTGTAAGTTTGAAGGATAGGacatctgtgtctgtttttgcgTTTGGTCTATCTttagaattttcatttttgtaaatctGTAATTTTTGTGATATGCCCCTTTCAAACCCTGAAAGCAAAGGGTCATATTGCATGCAGAGAAGGATGATGGGAG
This window of the Anguilla anguilla isolate fAngAng1 chromosome 1, fAngAng1.pri, whole genome shotgun sequence genome carries:
- the zgc:158689 gene encoding brain-specific angiogenesis inhibitor 1-associated protein 2 isoform X1, producing the protein MSRSEEVNKMTENVYKGILEQFNPSLKNFVTMGKHYEKALTGVTVAAKGYFDALVKLGELASDSQGSKELGDTLFQMAEVHRQIQVQLEDVLKLFHSELLAQLEQKLELDIKYLTATLKKYQTERKSKADSIERCQSQLKKLRRKSQGSRHPNKYGDREMQFVELMSRRQGELDTMVAVGYRSALTEERRRYCFLVDRQCAVTKLLINYHSKVRELLSQKLSSWQQSCTQPTRLPDRALNLLRHTAPQGSGAAGIAEVLRHAKLGTSQTHEQRLSVQEVPPLLNGETTLRVQRVNLSSQTETLTHNPPGPQTFRTISAQSPQQTSLSNSNSNSSTVASTSHSQHTSLHSTTSNSSLSNNAPAVSLSHCSPVSHSSLQGLSLSQNAPQSPPLPHSAPLSRAMTPVPHLEIASSSPPSHNPLLLKAAELYATSTLPLPRKPVNEARLGFLGATLPRVLPLSPPPRVEALFSHAPGGLEGVGGGGSCLLHFLPGDTLILLISEPRDGWHYGQNERTGRKGWFPFSYTQPYPRSPKHLENSSPPLSKANSNSTGNLDKLGSPGAQHLSPEAGEDQSSPPHTVSTFRPRPYSMVNPDTTQVRRWKEPEPFPKLSAEFASPPPSPTRANPFAHIRLRKTVTNDRSAPVIQ
- the zgc:158689 gene encoding brain-specific angiogenesis inhibitor 1-associated protein 2 isoform X2, yielding MSRSEEVNKMTENVYKGILEQFNPSLKNFVTMGKHYEKALTGVTVAAKGYFDALVKLGELASDSQGSKELGDTLFQMAEVHRQIQVQLEDVLKLFHSELLAQLEQKLELDIKYLTATLKKYQTERKSKADSIERCQSQLKKLRRKSQGSRHPNKYGDREMQFVELMSRRQGELDTMVAVGYRSALTEERRRYCFLVDRQCAVTKLLINYHSKVRELLSQKLSSWQQSCTQPTRLPDRALNLLRHTAPQGSGAAGIAEVLRHAKLGTSQTHEQRLSVQEVPPLLNGETTLRVQRVNLSSQTETLTHNPPGPQTFRTISAQSPQQTSLSNSNSNSSTVASTSHSQHTSLHSTTSNSSLSNNAPAVSLSHCSPVSHSSLQGLSLSQNAPQSPPLPHSAPLSRAMTPVPHLEIASSSPPSHNPLLLKAAELYATSTLPLPRKPVNEARLGFLGATLPRVLPLSPPPRVEALFSHAPGGLEGVGGGGSCLLHFLPGDTLILLISEPRDGWHYGQNERTGRKGWFPFSYTQPYPRSPKHLENSSPPLSKANSNSTGNLDKLGSPGAQHLSPEAGEDQSSPPHTVSTFRPRPYSMVNPDTTQLSAEFASPPPSPTRANPFAHIRLRKTVTNDRSAPVIQ